The following proteins are co-located in the Streptomyces sp. NBC_00435 genome:
- a CDS encoding electron transfer flavoprotein subunit beta/FixA family protein: MSLRIVVCVKYVPDATGDRQFTEDLTVNRDDVDGLLSELDEYAVEQALQIADEADDAEITVLTVGPEDAKDALRKALSMGADKAIHVEDDDLHGSDVMGTSLVLAKAIEKAGYDLVITGMASTDGTMGVLPAILAERLGVPQVTLLSEVKVEDGVVTGRRDGDTASEQLEASLPALVSVTDQSGEARYPSFKGIMAAKKKPVESWDLEELEIESDEVGLEGSWTAVDSATQRPARTAGTIVKDEGEGGKSLAAFLAEQKFI, encoded by the coding sequence GTGAGCCTGAGGATCGTTGTCTGTGTGAAGTACGTGCCCGACGCCACTGGCGACCGGCAGTTCACCGAAGACCTGACCGTCAACCGTGACGACGTCGACGGCCTGCTGTCGGAGCTCGACGAGTACGCCGTCGAGCAGGCGCTGCAGATCGCCGACGAGGCCGACGACGCGGAGATCACCGTCCTGACGGTGGGCCCCGAGGACGCGAAGGACGCGCTGCGCAAGGCGCTCTCGATGGGTGCCGACAAGGCCATCCACGTCGAGGACGACGACCTGCACGGCAGCGACGTCATGGGCACCTCGCTGGTGCTCGCCAAGGCGATCGAGAAGGCCGGGTACGACCTGGTCATCACCGGTATGGCCTCGACCGACGGCACCATGGGTGTCCTCCCGGCGATCCTGGCCGAGCGCCTGGGCGTCCCGCAGGTCACGCTGCTCTCCGAGGTCAAGGTCGAGGACGGCGTCGTGACCGGCCGCCGCGACGGCGACACGGCGAGCGAGCAGCTGGAGGCCTCCCTCCCGGCGCTCGTCTCGGTCACGGACCAGTCGGGCGAGGCCCGCTACCCGTCCTTCAAGGGCATCATGGCCGCCAAGAAGAAGCCGGTGGAGTCCTGGGACCTGGAGGAGCTGGAGATCGAGTCCGACGAGGTCGGTCTCGAAGGCTCGTGGACCGCGGTCGACTCCGCGACCCAGCGTCCGGCCCGCACCGCCGGCACGAT
- a CDS encoding flavin reductase family protein, whose protein sequence is MTAPAAPSPRSGTGLPGSPDLLRSVFRRHAAGVAVITAESGGRPVGFTATSLNSVSADPPLLSFAIGTGSSSWPAVRDCDHIGVHILGEHQRDLAGLFARNGADRFGPATDWAPGPYGVPVLDGVLAWLVCRVVARVPAGAHRVIIAEVAAGEPVGDPVGDPAGEGRPLLYHRGRFNALRD, encoded by the coding sequence ATGACGGCTCCGGCGGCTCCGTCCCCCCGTTCCGGCACCGGCCTGCCCGGCTCGCCCGACCTGTTGCGCTCGGTGTTCCGCCGGCATGCCGCGGGCGTCGCCGTGATCACCGCCGAGAGCGGTGGCCGGCCGGTGGGCTTCACCGCGACCTCCCTCAACTCGGTCTCCGCCGACCCCCCGCTCCTGTCGTTCGCCATCGGTACCGGGTCCTCCAGCTGGCCCGCGGTACGGGACTGCGACCACATCGGCGTCCACATACTCGGTGAGCACCAGCGGGACCTGGCGGGGCTGTTCGCCCGGAACGGGGCCGACCGCTTCGGGCCGGCGACCGACTGGGCGCCCGGGCCGTACGGGGTCCCGGTGCTGGACGGGGTGCTGGCCTGGCTGGTGTGCCGGGTGGTCGCGCGGGTGCCGGCCGGCGCCCACCGGGTGATCATCGCCGAGGTGGCCGCCGGGGAGCCGGTGGGGGACCCCGTGGGTGATCCGGCCGGGGAGGGCCGTCCGCTGCTGTACCACCGGGGGCGCTTCAACGCGTTGCGCGACTGA
- a CDS encoding TlpA family protein disulfide reductase, which translates to MRGHERDEGEGVLGVAELGAELGERASLVQFSSAFCQPCRATRRILDEVTAMVGGVVHIEIDAEKNLDLVRALGIEKTPTVLVLDAAGRIVRRAAGMPRKADVIAALGAAV; encoded by the coding sequence GTGCGCGGGCACGAGCGGGACGAGGGTGAAGGAGTGCTGGGCGTCGCCGAGTTGGGCGCCGAGCTGGGGGAGCGGGCCAGCCTGGTGCAGTTCTCCAGCGCCTTCTGCCAGCCCTGCCGGGCCACCCGGCGGATCCTTGACGAGGTCACGGCCATGGTCGGGGGCGTCGTGCACATCGAGATCGACGCGGAGAAGAACCTGGACCTCGTGCGGGCCCTGGGCATCGAGAAGACCCCGACCGTACTCGTCCTGGACGCGGCCGGCCGGATCGTGCGGCGGGCCGCCGGGATGCCGCGCAAGGCAGACGTGATCGCCGCCCTGGGCGCCGCCGTATGA
- a CDS encoding lysophospholipid acyltransferase family protein produces the protein MAELVYPPVIGAAHALFRALDVRIDMKGTENIPRKGGAVLVSNHIGYLDFIFAGLTARPQKRLVRFMAKESVFRHKVSGPLMRAMKHIPVDRAQGETAYQHALDSLRAGEIIGVFPEATISQSFTLKSFKSGAARMAQEAGVPLIPVALWGTQRLWTKGRPKDLKRSHIPVTMRVGEPLEAPTDQYAGAITRRLRERVQELLDAAQSAYPGKPKGTEDSWWLPAHLGGTAPTAAQVKEAG, from the coding sequence ATGGCTGAGCTCGTCTACCCCCCGGTCATCGGAGCCGCGCACGCGCTGTTCCGCGCGCTCGACGTCCGCATCGACATGAAGGGCACCGAGAACATCCCGCGCAAGGGCGGGGCGGTCCTGGTGTCGAACCACATCGGCTACCTCGACTTCATCTTCGCAGGGCTGACCGCCCGCCCGCAGAAGCGCCTCGTGCGCTTCATGGCGAAGGAGTCGGTGTTCCGGCACAAGGTCTCCGGCCCGCTGATGCGCGCGATGAAGCACATTCCGGTCGACCGCGCCCAGGGTGAGACGGCGTACCAGCACGCGCTCGACTCACTGCGCGCCGGCGAGATCATCGGCGTGTTCCCGGAGGCGACGATCTCCCAGTCCTTCACGCTCAAGAGCTTCAAGTCCGGTGCGGCACGCATGGCGCAGGAGGCCGGAGTCCCGCTGATCCCGGTGGCGCTGTGGGGTACGCAGCGGCTGTGGACCAAGGGGCGCCCGAAGGACCTCAAGCGCAGCCACATCCCCGTGACGATGCGGGTGGGCGAGCCGCTGGAGGCCCCCACCGACCAGTACGCCGGGGCCATCACCCGCCGGCTGCGCGAGCGCGTCCAGGAGCTCCTGGACGCGGCGCAGAGCGCCTACCCGGGCAAGCCCAAGGGCACCGAGGACTCCTGGTGGCTGCCGGCCCACCTCGGTGGTACGGCTCCCACCGCGGCCCAGGTCAAGGAAGCCGGCTGA
- a CDS encoding alginate lyase family protein, which yields MRFGVPAGLFATALGLLTTLTLAPTSAAHAGTAPSTPTTPALAPTAFAHPGVLNSRAQLDFVRSEVQAGQQPWKAAFDDMLASRYGSLSRTPKPRAVVECGSGSNPDLGCSDEREDAIAAYTDALAWYITRDDRYAKKSIELMDAWSARIKDHTNSNAPLQSGWAGSTWPRAAEIVKHAYTGGWPNQGRFATMLREVYLPEVIGGRPNSNGNWELIMMDAAVGISVHLDDRANYDKAMSLYLGRVPAYFYLVSDGPQPKYPPRSTVDSRSELIDYWHGQSTFVDGLAQETCRDFGHTGMGIAATMHVAETSRIQGRDVYPEFKDRFRYALGFHAKYELGEAVPSWLCGGSVAKGLGPATEVGYNALHTRLGVALENTRRLTEGRRPAGTENHFEAWETLTHAENPN from the coding sequence ATGCGTTTCGGAGTCCCCGCGGGGCTGTTCGCCACGGCCCTCGGCCTGCTCACGACCCTCACCCTCGCCCCCACCTCCGCCGCCCACGCCGGAACCGCCCCCAGCACCCCCACCACCCCGGCCCTCGCCCCCACGGCCTTCGCCCACCCCGGAGTCCTGAACAGCCGTGCACAGCTGGACTTCGTACGGTCCGAGGTGCAGGCCGGACAGCAGCCGTGGAAGGCGGCCTTCGACGACATGCTGGCGAGCCGGTACGGCTCGCTGTCCCGGACACCCAAGCCCCGGGCCGTCGTCGAATGCGGCTCCGGCTCCAACCCGGACCTCGGATGCTCCGACGAGCGGGAGGACGCCATCGCGGCCTACACCGACGCGCTCGCCTGGTACATCACCCGCGACGACCGCTACGCGAAGAAGTCGATCGAGCTGATGGACGCGTGGTCCGCCCGGATCAAGGACCACACCAACAGCAACGCCCCGCTCCAGAGCGGCTGGGCGGGCTCCACCTGGCCGCGCGCCGCCGAGATCGTCAAGCACGCCTACACCGGCGGTTGGCCGAACCAGGGACGCTTCGCCACCATGCTGCGCGAGGTGTACCTGCCCGAGGTGATCGGCGGGAGGCCGAACAGCAACGGCAACTGGGAACTGATCATGATGGACGCGGCCGTCGGCATATCCGTCCACCTCGACGACCGCGCGAACTACGACAAGGCGATGTCGCTCTACCTCGGGCGGGTGCCCGCCTACTTCTACCTGGTCTCCGACGGGCCGCAGCCGAAGTACCCGCCGCGCTCCACCGTCGACAGCCGGAGCGAGCTGATCGACTACTGGCACGGCCAGAGCACCTTCGTGGACGGCCTGGCGCAGGAGACCTGCCGGGACTTCGGCCACACCGGGATGGGGATCGCGGCGACGATGCACGTCGCCGAGACCTCGCGCATCCAGGGGCGGGACGTCTACCCGGAGTTCAAGGACCGCTTCCGGTACGCACTGGGCTTCCACGCCAAGTACGAGCTCGGGGAGGCCGTCCCCTCCTGGCTGTGCGGCGGCAGCGTGGCCAAGGGGCTGGGGCCGGCCACCGAGGTCGGCTACAACGCCCTGCACACCCGGCTCGGCGTCGCACTGGAGAACACCCGCAGGCTCACCGAGGGCCGGCGGCCGGCGGGCACCGAGAACCATTTCGAGGCGTGGGAGACGCTGACCCACGCCGAGAACCCGAACTGA
- a CDS encoding CGNR zinc finger domain-containing protein, producing the protein MADSGSGFSAAQRLVDLAEAVRAVPELPRAELVALLARHGERPGDLTAEVFSEADAAALRAAARRMGEVLGESGEDRAARALNALFEEYATCPRLTRHDGHPWHLHVDRGEGAGWDGWFLASGALVLAGLLTVHGRVAWGACAAEGCGRYFLGAGPGSARRYCSHTCATRARVAAHRRRKRAEGAH; encoded by the coding sequence ATGGCTGACTCCGGGTCGGGATTCTCGGCGGCCCAGCGACTGGTCGACCTCGCCGAGGCCGTCCGTGCGGTCCCCGAGCTGCCCCGCGCCGAGCTCGTCGCGCTGCTCGCGCGGCACGGGGAGCGGCCCGGCGACCTCACCGCCGAGGTGTTCTCCGAGGCCGACGCGGCCGCGCTGCGCGCCGCCGCCCGGCGGATGGGGGAGGTGCTCGGCGAGAGCGGCGAGGACCGCGCCGCCCGGGCCCTCAACGCCCTGTTCGAGGAGTACGCCACCTGCCCCCGGCTCACCCGGCACGACGGCCACCCCTGGCACCTGCACGTGGACCGGGGGGAGGGGGCCGGCTGGGACGGCTGGTTCCTGGCCTCGGGCGCGCTGGTGCTGGCCGGGCTGCTCACCGTGCACGGGCGGGTCGCCTGGGGCGCCTGCGCCGCCGAGGGGTGTGGCCGGTACTTTCTGGGTGCCGGGCCCGGCAGTGCCCGCCGCTACTGCTCCCACACCTGTGCCACGCGGGCCAGGGTCGCCGCCCACCGGCGCCGGAAGCGCGCCGAAGGGGCGCACTGA
- a CDS encoding MFS transporter yields MQGLGRYLAAALAARFASEGMGMAVVLLALERTGSAAHGAFVLTAWLAPHVLAAPLAGAAAARSRRPRLFHVGALAGFTAAVAALSVLLGRAPTPVVLLVAVLGGSCGPMVTGGLSSLVAGLVPAGPARDRAYGWDASTYNGAGVTAPAAVSLVAAVGSAGPAMALLAASGALSAVLAATLPYGSPGPRTGAPRAGLGAGLAALWRIRELRAVTSATTLAFLGLGALTVTSVLLAGSLGGPGGGGVLMTAFALGALTGSLTLGRITSVPPGRLARWAMAGTGAALTAAAFTPSVALTAAAFAAAGVCDGPLLTATLRIRSEFAPDAVRTQVFTLGAGLKVTAASTGAALVGLAADAPPWTLLLAIAALQLVAALLHILVTAGGTAGKAAAAGGPAATAPSAGSATTAAGPRPPGAP; encoded by the coding sequence ATGCAGGGGCTCGGGCGGTACCTCGCCGCCGCGCTGGCAGCGCGGTTCGCCTCCGAGGGGATGGGCATGGCGGTGGTCCTGCTCGCCCTGGAGCGGACCGGGAGCGCGGCGCACGGCGCCTTCGTCCTGACCGCCTGGCTGGCTCCGCACGTACTGGCGGCTCCGCTCGCCGGCGCCGCCGCGGCCAGGTCGCGCCGGCCCCGGCTCTTCCACGTGGGCGCCCTGGCGGGATTCACTGCGGCCGTGGCGGCCCTGTCGGTGCTGCTCGGGCGGGCCCCGACGCCGGTGGTGCTGCTGGTCGCCGTGCTCGGCGGCTCCTGCGGGCCGATGGTGACGGGAGGGCTGTCCAGCCTGGTGGCGGGGCTGGTCCCGGCCGGTCCCGCACGCGACCGGGCGTACGGCTGGGACGCCTCGACCTACAACGGCGCCGGGGTCACGGCCCCGGCGGCCGTGAGCCTGGTCGCGGCCGTCGGCTCGGCCGGACCCGCGATGGCCCTGCTGGCCGCGTCCGGCGCGCTGTCGGCCGTACTGGCGGCGACCCTTCCGTACGGGAGCCCGGGTCCCCGCACCGGTGCGCCCCGGGCCGGGCTGGGCGCGGGGCTGGCCGCCCTGTGGCGGATCCGGGAACTGCGGGCCGTCACCTCGGCCACGACCCTGGCCTTCCTGGGCCTCGGGGCACTCACCGTCACCTCGGTCCTGCTGGCCGGCTCGCTCGGCGGCCCGGGCGGCGGCGGGGTGCTGATGACGGCCTTCGCCCTGGGCGCCCTGACCGGCTCCCTGACTCTGGGCCGGATCACGTCCGTGCCCCCGGGCCGGCTGGCCCGCTGGGCCATGGCGGGGACCGGGGCGGCCCTGACGGCGGCCGCGTTCACCCCGTCCGTCGCCCTGACGGCGGCGGCGTTCGCGGCGGCCGGCGTGTGCGACGGGCCGCTGCTGACGGCCACCCTGCGGATCCGCTCGGAGTTCGCGCCCGACGCGGTGCGCACGCAGGTGTTCACCCTGGGCGCCGGGCTGAAGGTGACGGCCGCGTCGACGGGGGCGGCCCTCGTGGGGCTCGCCGCCGACGCGCCGCCCTGGACGCTGCTGCTCGCGATCGCGGCCCTGCAGCTGGTCGCCGCACTGCTGCACATCCTGGTGACCGCGGGCGGCACCGCAGGGAAGGCGGCCGCGGCCGGTGGCCCCGCCGCTACAGCCCCGTCGGCAGGTTCCGCCACAACTGCGGCCGGTCCGCGGCCTCCTGGAGCGCCTTGA
- a CDS encoding transglutaminase-like domain-containing protein, with the protein MELIQEHTDDAAYLAADEAVDHDHPLVHETADALWTATGDAYSYAKVAFEFVRDTIPHSADSGDDRVSWRASDVLSTRNGICYAKSHALVALLRAGGIPAGLCYQLLGDDDGSNLFLHGLVALRLPGGDGWSRVDPRGNKPGVDAQFILDREQLAFPVRPELGEIDYPGLYAAPHPAPLKALQEAADRPQLWRNLPTGL; encoded by the coding sequence ATGGAATTGATCCAGGAGCATACTGACGATGCCGCCTATCTGGCGGCCGACGAAGCGGTCGATCACGACCATCCACTAGTCCATGAGACCGCCGATGCCCTGTGGACCGCCACGGGCGACGCATATTCATACGCCAAAGTCGCCTTCGAGTTCGTCCGCGACACCATCCCGCACAGCGCCGACTCCGGGGACGACCGCGTCTCCTGGCGCGCCTCCGACGTCCTGAGCACGCGCAACGGCATCTGCTACGCCAAGTCCCACGCACTGGTCGCCCTGCTCCGCGCCGGGGGCATCCCGGCCGGGCTCTGCTACCAGCTCCTCGGCGACGACGACGGGTCGAACCTGTTCCTCCACGGCCTCGTCGCCCTGCGCCTGCCCGGCGGTGACGGCTGGTCCCGGGTGGACCCGCGGGGCAACAAGCCCGGCGTGGACGCGCAGTTCATCCTGGACCGCGAACAACTGGCCTTCCCGGTCCGCCCGGAGCTCGGCGAGATCGACTATCCCGGGCTGTACGCGGCTCCGCACCCGGCCCCGCTCAAGGCGCTCCAGGAGGCCGCGGACCGGCCGCAGTTGTGGCGGAACCTGCCGACGGGGCTGTAG
- a CDS encoding threonine aldolase family protein, which translates to MKTAAVRTAIRKSEAKTDARRHHDPAVRGFASDNYAGVHPEVLAAIALANGGHQVSYGDDEYTEHLQKVFRSHFGAHAEAYPVFNGTGANVTALQALTDRWGAVICAESAHINVDEGGAPERMAGLKLLTVPTPDGKLTPELIDRQAWGWEDEHRAMPQVVSITQNTELGTVYTVDEIRAICEHAHGKGMKVHLDGARISNAAASLDVPMRAFTNAVGVDVLSYGGTKNGMMAGEAVVVLNPDSVRQLKHIRKMSMQLASKMRFVSVQLEALLAKDLWLRNARHANAMARRLEAGVRATDGVEILYPVQANAVFARLPHEVTRRLQERYRFYFWDEIAGDVRWMCSYDTQEEDVDGFLQALKEELAR; encoded by the coding sequence GTGAAGACCGCTGCCGTGAGGACCGCGATCAGGAAGTCCGAAGCGAAGACCGACGCCCGCCGGCACCACGACCCGGCGGTGCGCGGCTTCGCCAGCGACAACTACGCCGGGGTGCACCCGGAGGTCCTGGCGGCGATCGCGCTGGCCAACGGCGGCCACCAGGTCTCCTACGGCGACGACGAGTACACCGAACACCTGCAGAAGGTCTTCCGCAGCCACTTCGGTGCGCACGCCGAGGCCTACCCGGTCTTCAACGGCACCGGCGCCAACGTGACGGCCCTGCAGGCCCTCACCGACCGCTGGGGCGCGGTGATCTGCGCCGAGTCGGCGCACATCAACGTCGACGAGGGCGGTGCGCCCGAGCGGATGGCGGGCCTCAAGCTGCTCACCGTCCCCACTCCGGACGGCAAGCTCACCCCCGAGCTCATCGACCGGCAGGCCTGGGGCTGGGAGGACGAGCACCGGGCGATGCCGCAGGTCGTCTCGATCACCCAGAACACCGAGCTCGGCACGGTCTACACCGTGGACGAGATCCGGGCCATCTGCGAGCACGCGCACGGCAAGGGCATGAAGGTCCACCTCGACGGGGCCCGGATATCCAACGCGGCGGCCTCGCTCGATGTGCCGATGCGCGCCTTCACGAACGCGGTCGGCGTGGACGTGCTGTCCTACGGCGGCACCAAGAACGGGATGATGGCCGGCGAGGCCGTCGTCGTGCTGAACCCGGACTCCGTCCGGCAGCTGAAGCACATCCGCAAGATGTCCATGCAGCTCGCCTCCAAGATGCGCTTCGTGTCGGTGCAGCTCGAAGCGCTGCTCGCGAAGGACCTGTGGCTGCGCAACGCCCGGCACGCCAACGCGATGGCGCGGCGGCTGGAAGCCGGGGTGCGCGCGACGGACGGGGTGGAGATCCTCTACCCGGTGCAGGCCAACGCGGTGTTCGCGCGGCTTCCGCACGAGGTCACCCGGCGGCTGCAGGAGCGCTACCGCTTCTACTTCTGGGACGAGATCGCCGGCGACGTCCGGTGGATGTGCAGCTACGACACCCAGGAGGAGGACGTGGACGGCTTCCTCCAGGCCCTCAAGGAAGAGCTGGCCCGCTAG
- a CDS encoding SDR family NAD(P)-dependent oxidoreductase, whose translation MNGSGNGNGKLHGAVVAVAGAGGPAGRATLLRLAEAGAVVIASDADAARLAEAVDAARYAHGGATITGDTVDLLDLDATKAWAEQTEKEFGRLDGLVHLVGGWRGSTGFTDTDLADWDFLEKLLIRTVQHTSLAFHDGLLRSDRGRYVLVSQSGAHKPVANNAAYNAGKAAAEAWTLAMADSFRKLGGDDGPGAAAAILVIKALVHDAMRAERPTAKFAGFTDVKELAEAIAGVWERPAPDVNGQRLWLTPQP comes from the coding sequence ATGAACGGCTCCGGGAACGGAAACGGCAAGCTCCACGGCGCGGTGGTGGCCGTGGCGGGGGCCGGCGGCCCCGCAGGGCGCGCCACCCTGCTCCGCCTCGCCGAGGCGGGCGCCGTCGTCATCGCGTCCGACGCCGACGCGGCGCGGCTCGCGGAGGCCGTGGACGCGGCACGCTACGCCCACGGCGGCGCCACCATCACCGGCGACACCGTGGACCTCCTCGACCTGGACGCCACCAAGGCCTGGGCCGAGCAGACCGAGAAGGAGTTCGGCCGCCTCGACGGCCTGGTCCACCTCGTCGGCGGCTGGCGCGGCAGCACCGGCTTCACCGACACCGACCTCGCGGACTGGGACTTCCTGGAGAAGCTCCTCATCCGCACCGTCCAGCACACCTCGCTCGCCTTCCATGACGGACTGCTTCGCAGTGACCGCGGCCGCTACGTCCTGGTCAGCCAGTCCGGCGCGCACAAGCCGGTCGCCAACAACGCCGCGTACAACGCCGGCAAGGCGGCCGCGGAGGCCTGGACGCTCGCGATGGCCGACTCCTTCCGCAAGCTGGGGGGCGACGACGGTCCCGGAGCCGCGGCTGCGATCCTGGTCATCAAGGCACTGGTGCACGACGCGATGCGCGCCGAGCGTCCCACTGCGAAGTTCGCGGGCTTCACCGACGTCAAGGAGCTGGCCGAGGCCATCGCCGGCGTCTGGGAGCGGCCCGCCCCCGATGTGAACGGACAGCGTCTGTGGCTCACTCCCCAACCGTGA
- a CDS encoding DUF6421 family protein — MTETLVPGIGGAVITAGGRVVDHPAWPELKAAVEEIRSWQSADGSIDFEAQGAHARAAAPVVVQRVIAAVEELSPLLPHGGAYHQALIADLRKWADGGFGVPDFLDSLLAFHPAAERADGLQHLVVFPMYTQNGNPDRNLEAVVLKMVWPEWLAELERTRYDNPLFLGITFEDFTPGYDTHSAVLFPETIAVREAPERFTWGGIFCDREAARYRKVTEAAVDILGIELPEDIARMVEDQERCEKAFVLWDMVHDRTHSHGDLPFDPFMIKQRQPFWMYGLEELRCDLTAFKEAVKLESEGNEHGRDVQYAVLFDRMFRFPVSGDRNRNYDGLGGQLLFAYLHKHDVVRWTDNKLKIDWMRAPQVTNQLCAEIEDLYRAGIDRPKLVHWFKAYDLVAEYLAPHPGSKWAKGPDALDLTQPPRKLVDDVLPDEFPLSMFYEALAKKLKGVIASTKGITAGNAADRESTARVAA, encoded by the coding sequence ATGACGGAAACTCTTGTGCCGGGTATCGGCGGTGCCGTGATAACCGCCGGTGGACGGGTGGTGGACCACCCGGCGTGGCCCGAGCTCAAGGCCGCCGTGGAGGAGATCCGGTCCTGGCAGTCCGCCGACGGCTCCATCGACTTCGAGGCCCAGGGGGCGCACGCCCGCGCCGCCGCCCCGGTCGTGGTCCAGCGCGTGATCGCGGCCGTCGAGGAGCTGTCGCCGCTGCTGCCGCACGGGGGCGCGTACCACCAGGCCCTCATCGCCGACCTGCGCAAGTGGGCCGACGGCGGCTTCGGCGTGCCGGACTTCCTCGACTCCCTGCTGGCCTTCCACCCGGCGGCCGAGCGCGCCGACGGGCTGCAGCACCTCGTGGTCTTCCCGATGTACACCCAGAACGGCAACCCGGACCGCAACCTCGAGGCCGTCGTGCTGAAGATGGTGTGGCCCGAGTGGCTCGCCGAGCTGGAGCGCACCCGGTACGACAACCCGCTCTTCCTCGGCATCACCTTCGAGGACTTCACCCCGGGCTACGACACCCACTCCGCGGTGCTCTTCCCGGAGACCATCGCCGTGCGCGAGGCCCCCGAGCGCTTCACCTGGGGCGGCATCTTCTGCGACCGCGAGGCCGCCCGCTACCGCAAGGTCACCGAGGCCGCCGTGGACATCCTGGGCATCGAGCTGCCCGAGGACATCGCCCGCATGGTCGAGGACCAGGAGCGCTGCGAGAAGGCCTTCGTCCTGTGGGACATGGTCCACGACCGCACCCACAGCCACGGCGACCTGCCGTTCGACCCCTTCATGATCAAGCAGCGCCAGCCGTTCTGGATGTACGGCCTGGAGGAGCTGCGCTGCGACCTCACCGCCTTCAAGGAGGCCGTGAAGCTGGAGTCCGAGGGCAACGAGCACGGCCGTGACGTGCAGTACGCCGTCCTCTTCGACCGGATGTTCCGCTTCCCGGTGTCGGGCGACCGCAACCGGAACTACGACGGCCTCGGCGGCCAGCTCCTCTTCGCGTACCTCCACAAGCACGACGTCGTGCGCTGGACGGACAACAAGCTGAAGATCGACTGGATGCGTGCCCCGCAGGTCACCAACCAGCTCTGCGCCGAGATCGAGGACCTCTACCGGGCCGGCATCGACCGCCCGAAGCTCGTCCACTGGTTCAAGGCCTACGACCTCGTCGCCGAGTACCTCGCCCCCCACCCGGGCTCCAAGTGGGCCAAGGGTCCCGACGCCCTCGACCTCACCCAGCCCCCGCGCAAGCTCGTGGACGACGTGCTTCCGGACGAGTTTCCGCTGAGCATGTTCTATGAGGCCCTGGCCAAGAAGCTCAAGGGCGTGATCGCCTCGACCAAGGGCATCACGGCAGGGAACGCCGCGGACCGCGAGAGCACCGCGCGGGTCGCCGCGTGA
- a CDS encoding alpha/beta hydrolase — protein sequence MPGAPLGGDRLDPAARPYADAMAAFFPDLGGAVTDAAEARRILAAVPASAGPPAAVGAVEDREVPGPAGAPPVPVRVYYPDPERWPGPRPTVVFCHGGGWVLCDLDSHDATVRELCRASGAVFVSVDYRRAPEARFPAALHDAYAALSWAGAHIGELGGDPEALVVAGDSAGGNLAAASALMARDQRAYGGPAVALQVLIYPALDAARDTVSHRSNAEGYFLTAAHLRWFWEQYLGPDGDGGHPLASPLRGDPRGLAPAHVLVAGCDPLRDEGEAYHHRLIGSGVPSVLDSHPGMFHGFLALAGVLPQARQALLRLGGVIDSTHKNGKTSGETRGDAG from the coding sequence GTGCCCGGAGCACCCCTCGGCGGCGACCGGCTGGACCCGGCCGCCCGCCCCTACGCCGATGCCATGGCCGCCTTCTTCCCCGACCTCGGGGGCGCCGTCACCGACGCCGCGGAGGCGCGCCGGATCCTGGCCGCCGTCCCGGCCTCCGCCGGCCCGCCCGCCGCGGTCGGAGCCGTCGAGGACCGTGAGGTCCCCGGACCGGCCGGGGCGCCGCCGGTCCCGGTGCGCGTCTACTACCCCGATCCGGAGCGGTGGCCGGGACCCCGGCCGACCGTGGTGTTCTGCCACGGCGGCGGCTGGGTCCTGTGCGACCTCGACAGCCACGACGCCACCGTCCGGGAGCTCTGCCGGGCCTCCGGCGCCGTCTTCGTCTCCGTCGACTACCGGCGGGCGCCCGAGGCGCGGTTCCCCGCCGCGCTCCACGACGCGTACGCCGCCCTGTCCTGGGCCGGCGCGCACATCGGCGAGCTGGGCGGGGACCCGGAGGCCCTGGTGGTGGCCGGAGACAGCGCCGGCGGGAACCTGGCGGCCGCCTCGGCGCTGATGGCGCGGGACCAGCGTGCGTACGGAGGACCGGCCGTGGCGCTCCAGGTGCTCATCTACCCCGCCCTGGACGCCGCGCGGGACACTGTGTCCCACCGGAGCAACGCCGAGGGCTACTTCCTGACCGCGGCGCACCTGCGCTGGTTCTGGGAGCAGTACCTGGGTCCGGACGGCGACGGCGGCCACCCGCTGGCCTCCCCGCTCCGGGGCGACCCGCGGGGGCTGGCGCCCGCGCACGTGCTGGTCGCCGGCTGCGACCCGCTGCGGGACGAGGGTGAGGCGTACCACCATCGGCTGATCGGGAGCGGAGTTCCTTCGGTCCTCGACTCCCACCCCGGGATGTTCCACGGGTTCCTCGCGCTGGCCGGAGTGCTCCCACAGGCCCGCCAGGCCTTGCTGCGGCTGGGTGGAGTCATCGACTCCACACATAAGAACGGGAAGACTTCCGGCGAAACCAGGGGTGACGCAGGATAA